A genomic stretch from Vibrio algarum includes:
- a CDS encoding four helix bundle protein, whose amino-acid sequence MRFEKLKVWQDSCRLSVEITKIFSTCSNYSLKDQITRSALSIPSNIAEGEERQSNKDTSRFYYYSKGSCGELVTQLYIAIELGYIDKTKGLLLVQDVKKIAAVIAKLIQRKSKP is encoded by the coding sequence ATGAGATTTGAGAAACTAAAAGTTTGGCAAGATAGTTGTCGATTATCTGTTGAGATAACGAAAATTTTTTCAACATGTTCAAATTATAGCCTAAAAGATCAGATAACCAGGAGCGCTCTTTCTATCCCTTCAAATATCGCAGAAGGAGAAGAAAGACAAAGCAACAAAGACACATCTCGATTTTATTACTACTCTAAAGGCTCATGCGGCGAGTTAGTAACCCAACTATATATTGCAATAGAATTAGGTTATATCGACAAAACAAAAGGGTTGCTTCTAGTTCAAGACGTGAAAAAAATTGCAGCAGTCATCGCAAAACTTATACAAAGGAAATCAAAACCTTAG
- a CDS encoding sugar transferase has product MLRFLDLIFSFFGLLFLWPVLIIVTILGYFDTGSPIFMQERVGRKQKPFTLIKFRTMGVNTASVATHLANSSSVTKLGSFLRKTKLDELPQLINVLKGEMSLVGPRPCLYNQEELISEREKRGVFDVRPGITGLAQVNEIDMSTPEKLAIWDEKMIHSLTLVNYFTYIIQTVTGKGSGDRVV; this is encoded by the coding sequence ATGCTTCGATTTTTAGATCTGATTTTTTCTTTCTTTGGCCTACTGTTTCTTTGGCCGGTACTAATTATTGTGACTATTTTAGGGTACTTTGATACGGGCTCTCCTATCTTTATGCAGGAGAGGGTAGGTCGAAAACAGAAGCCGTTTACGTTAATAAAATTTAGAACCATGGGTGTTAACACGGCCTCGGTTGCAACCCATTTAGCCAATAGCAGCTCGGTTACCAAGCTGGGTTCGTTTTTACGTAAAACCAAACTTGATGAACTTCCTCAGTTGATAAACGTGTTAAAAGGGGAGATGAGCTTAGTGGGTCCACGGCCTTGCCTGTACAACCAAGAAGAGTTAATTAGCGAAAGAGAGAAAAGAGGAGTTTTTGACGTTCGCCCCGGAATCACAGGGTTAGCACAAGTGAATGAAATAGATATGTCTACCCCAGAAAAGCTTGCGATATGGGATGAAAAAATGATTCATTCTTTAACGCTAGTTAATTATTTTACTTACATTATTCAAACGGTAACAGGTAAAGGATCTGGCGATAGAGTGGTTTAA